From Anopheles darlingi chromosome 2, idAnoDarlMG_H_01, whole genome shotgun sequence, the proteins below share one genomic window:
- the LOC125948835 gene encoding U3 small nucleolar RNA-associated protein 14 homolog A: protein MPEKEEQQVETVSRMDEEEYDPSVHNGLVDKIHSIAGAHYIRDVTRTEPSVKVTEFGLSKKKEDGVRLADLRKFIKKTKKHPAVVQQLSRLSGRRPLNQPLEKIISEKIERKAGFVKVQHELSAWEPVVTATEIAPQTVFPLQYGNLDVLNEPPKKASEYRVKTKLMEAMEELDRKYGGEANGEQSDDDDEGPDYAMTLEEMRQQQRERARQKIRESYRIAKGRRMNKIKSKTYHRLLKRDKLRQQMKEFEELREKDPEAALAQLDRIEKQRFEERATLRHKNTGTWAKNLQVRAKYNMDVRRELADQLAIGRELTARRLQEDVSSSDSDVELEVVTAERENPWTQQQQPKGEYEQAANQQKTLTSGYRKYWEERNRVQDAKKQMQADDEQQDEEEEGSDDEEESCSIEEFKKKLETNGTRKQKKSKKNQKLASTNNGWQVEDAENGKESTEEDEDTDDEAVTTKKRKTNQASVEDLFDEAEQMIEGAIKGKLKRVKAKATEAKNTRKTAKSAPKQKQKPRAKTTDSGLAFKKKPRLADADIELNESAPGAVKDNPAPFVVSALNGTSALPTAAADINPKQVVQMKPKHLLTALPDAVATGELSGDEDPEEFGANRQRLTIAEAFEDDDIVADFVKEKQDEREKNLPQEIDNTLPGWGSWAGPGVKKKKRAQKVRKIFKPPTELPRRDDNKDQVIINEDGLVNEKLKKHLLNEVPFPFVTVKDFEASLRAPIGRTFIPESAHTAMIEPSVITKKGVVIEPMKKEMLLQDPNQVLSFGRKKANGATEKYRQFANKYVNGTNGGQKGGKGDHKSGKAGQRNEKGRQRGGKK, encoded by the coding sequence ATGCCCGAAAAAGAGGAACAGCAAGTGGAAACCGTAAGCAGGATGGATGAGGAGGAGTACGATCCTTCTGTACACAACGGACTGGTCGACAAAATCCACTCAATCGCCGGAGCGCACTACATCCGAGATGTAACGCGCACCGAACCCTCCGTAAAGGTGACGGAGTTTGGTTTGtccaaaaagaaagaagatggGGTGCGGTTGGCAGATCTACGAAAGTTCAtcaagaaaaccaaaaaacacccCGCTGTGGTTCAGCAGCTGAGCCGGTTGTCCGGCCGCCGGCCACTAAATCAACCGCTGGAAAAGATAATCTCGGAAAAGATTGAGCGGAAGGCTGGCTTCGTGAAGGTACAGCACGAACTTTCGGCCTGGGAACCGGTCGTGACGGCCACGGAGATTGCACCACAGACCGTGTTTCCGCTGCAGTATGGTAACCTGGACGTGCTGAACGAGCCACCGAAGAAGGCCAGCGAGTATCGCGTGAAAACGAAGCTAATGGAAGCGATGGAAGAGCTGGATCGCAAGTACGGTGGCGAGGCGAACGGTGAACAatcggacgatgacgacgaaggtcCGGATTACGCGATGACGCTCGAGGAgatgcgccagcagcagcgagaacgGGCACGGCAAAAGATTCGCGAATCGTATCGCATTGCCAAGGGGCGTCGGATGAACAAgattaaaagtaaaacataCCACCGGCTGCTGAAGCGTGACAAGCTACGCCAGCAGATGAAGGAGTTTGAGGAACTGCGCGAGAAGGATCCGGAAGCGGCACTTGCCCAGCTCGACCGGATCGAGAAGCAGCGGTTCGAGGAACGTGCCACGCTGCGACACAAAAACACGGGAACCTGGGCGAAGAATTTGCAGGTTCGCGCCAAGTACAACATGGACGTACGGAGAGAGCTGGCCGATCAGCTCGCCATCGGTCGTGAGCTAACGGCTAGGAGGTTGCAGGAAGATGTGAGCAGCTCGGACTCTGATGTTGAGCTTGAGGTCGTTACCGCGGAACGCGAGAATCCctggacacagcagcagcagccaaagggTGAATATGAACAGGCGGCAAATCAGCAGAAAACTCTCACCAGTGGCTACCGAAAGTACTGGGAGGAACGTAATCGTGTGCAGGATGCCAAGAAACAAATGCAGGCCGACGATGAACAGCaggatgaggaagaagaaggctcggacgatgaagaagagagTTGCAGCATTGAAGAGTTCAAAAAGAAGCTTGAAACAAATGGTActagaaagcagaagaaatcgaagaagaacCAGAAGCTCGCTTCGACGAATAATGGTTGGCAAGTAGAGGATGCCGAAAATGGCAAAGAATCTACCGAGGAAGATGAAGACACGGATGATGAGGCGGTCACGACGAAGAAACGGAAGACGAACCAAGCCTCTGTCGAGGATCTGTTCGACGAAGCGGAGCAAATGATCGAAGGCGCTATCAAGGGCAAGCTGAAGCGAGTGAAAGCTAAAGCCACGGAAGCCAAGAACACCAGGAAGACAGCTAAAAGTGCtccaaaacagaaacagaaacccCGTGCAAAAACGACTGATAGTGGGTTAGCTTTCAAGAAGAAACCACGGTTAGCCGATGCAGACATTGAACTGAACGAATCGGCCCCAGGAGCTGTGAAGGATAATCCTGCGCCATTCGTCGTTTCCGCTCTCAATGGTACTTCAGCACTTCCCACGGCCGCGGCCGACATTAACCCGAAGCAGGTGGTACAGATGAAACCGAAGCATCTGCTCACGGCCCTTCCGGACGCAGTGGCTACCGGTGAGCTGTCGGGCGATGAAGATCCCGAGGAGTTCGGTGCCAATCGTCAGCGTTTAACGATCGCGGAAGCGTTTGAAGATGATGACATTGTGGCGGACTTTGTGAAGGAGAAACAggacgagcgagagaagaaccTGCCGCAGGAGATCGACAATACGCTGCCCGGTTGGGGCTCGTGGGCTGGGCCAGgggttaaaaagaaaaagcgagCCCAAAAGGTGCGCAAGATCTTTAAACCACCGACCGAGTTGCCACGGCGTGACGATAACAAGGATCAAGTGATCATCAATGAGGATGGGCTGGTGAAtgagaagctgaagaagcaCCTGCTTAACGAGGTTCCATTCCCGTTCGTGACGGTAAAGGACTTTGAGGCATCACTGAGGGCACCGATTGGCCGCACGTTCATCCCGGAATCGGCCCATACGGCCATGATCGAACCGAGTGTCATTACCAAGAAGGGTGTGGTTATTGAACCAATGAAGAAGGAAATGCTGCTCCAAGATCCGAATCAGGTGTTGAGCTTTGGCAGGAAGAAGGCCAACGGTGCGACTGAAAAGTATCGGCAGTTTGCCAACAAGTATGTAAATGGTACGAATGGTGGTCAGAAGGGCGGAAAGGGTGACCATAAGAGTGGAAAGGCTGGTCAACGGAATGAAAAAGGTCGTCAGCGGGgtggaaagaaatga
- the LOC125951938 gene encoding uncharacterized protein CG7065-like, with amino-acid sequence MANEGAEAMIQGDNVARTKIEIEVESHVLGSKVKLSDGTEGNVFTRTPRNKDLQFVYSCHICGVPTLCGERMLQIHIAGRRHQARLSVPKIDAEQYRASLVMKPKQNPASSAGDGMAGSGTSDPQGLESKSVAQLQSVLDGYRAGPLVGLEYIVELKHQGPGEGVSYNCLLCDTRGNNESGITTHLIMPDHRLKFLEKHYATVMKVIAPYRSAPGADAKDSVFCRVVQTICEAIEDHHGRMAPSVYDADDFGRNRAKYIQSVKFGKHCDEQTGPKFVELIDKKVLQDLKATTADGASGGGGGGGGGGGGTAGQRKYRNRNERRGSLDSISSLSSANSVMSISSSGDNDDESRLRKKSPLNRAATQRSQAKPPASIPTPKELAQQAAHIAHERYKWEKFRCTVDLMKAPLLQQLKEYEKNPEKHPLYSEEWKKFWNRRYKELQAEKKDPSKHNFKPEWIEYWTKRMKELHDEEVERKKLEIRTKMNLPAEEEERTDELREQYTLRVPPSRPKERKVTLGGSLDSDSDADDYKGGQPLPSSRGRKRASSPMKLERSAHPWSESGKRAAISHSHRSRSPYSEDIAAHRLSRMAPTAVKRPLPAQTPPERVDYDEWAKNYYGPNKKVFVRTDFDDTSTPPTFIAVCRLLTAFEEYLGSLGPKVIDLLAKGLALEKVKANSADDLLLNDDNSMFLETVKEKLKGHLMAGTIDPPKIASIKRVVQNIASLLHEVSKREPAPKPAEEEVSRDSLAVSEISGVATPAAPTGSASGPDKVTIAAQLAKALVAQGKSDFSTEELEQLINVYQVMVEMSRERKTIITTKVYLAACSSSAGAPSARPGAAASKEVAASTGGSGAGSTSSSMMFDRNRSDPPMTTYANRRLQEMERKMTPEPNSKFRSAAMLENLSDSDLQTLLQTFKDLATDEQMHLIAYLRKLERTEPERVEKLRRYVDFETFNGPRGRGGGGGAAARRGPEFDPDLSDDDDDDDPDSFHDREDDAVGYDPFRTNNDRGKSPAANRRNAARQDRSPQGSIQHGHSSGKQVQQRNSDSATGVDQNKKKILVDSDDEDDYSYDDILRAASKNVTSQPPAKDVDGTESNSNHSQRPNAGGAGGAGAGVGVGAISNSSNTIPIPSLADTSNLVANLMESLQKSFSDAKNNAGNQDYSNPIMTIGSLGGGKGLDGGHTDGVVGGGGALGTIPAINSFGSNINGAGAGPGGPFFQRQQQQLHPQGQVRPMMQQQPMSGAFGQQPQMQQPFGGPQQQQQQFMYQGQPFGGNMNGQQQQQQAAQYGYGNYGGYY; translated from the exons ATGGCGAACGAGGGAGCCGAAGCTATGATTCAGGGTGATAATGTAGCCCGAACGAAG ATCGAGATCGAAGTCGAAAGCCATGTGCTCGGGTCAAAGGTTAAGCTTTCGGATGGCACCGAGGGGAATGTGTTCACCCGGACGCCACGCAACAAGGATCTCCAATTCGTCTATAGTTGCCACATCTGTGGCGTCCCTACCCTGTGTGGTGAACGGATGCTTCAGATTCACATTGCCGGCCGCAGACATCAAGCCCGGTTGAGTGTGCCGAAGATAGACGCCGAACAATATCGTGCGTCTTTGGTGATGAAACCTAAAC AAAatccagcatcatcggcagGGGATGGTATGGCCGGCTCAGGTACGAGTGACCCGCAGGGcctggaatcgaaatcggtaGCGCAGCTACAGAGTGTTTTGGATGGTTATCGTGCGGGCCCTCTCGTCGGTTTGGAGTACATCGTCGAGCTAAAGCACCAGGGACCGGGTGAAGGAGTTTCGTACAACTGTCTGCTGTGCGATACACGCGGCAATAACGAGAGTGGCATCACTACGCATCTGATCATGCCGGATCATCGGCTCAAGTTTTTGGAGAAACACTACGCGACAGTCATGAAGGTGATCGCTCCGTACCGTTCCGCACCGGGCGCCGATGCTAAGGATAGTGTGTTCTGTCGCGTCGTACAGACGATTTGCGAAGCGATCGAAGACCATCACGGACGCATGGCCCCGTCGGTGTACGATGCGGATGATTTCGGGCGCAACCGCGCAAAGTACATACAGAGTGTCAAGTTTGGGAAGCATTGCGATGAGCAGACTGGTCCAAAGTTCGTCGAACTGATCGACAAGAAGGTGCTGCAGGATTTGAAGGCTACTACTGCAGACGGTgctagtggcggtggtggtggcggtggtggtggcggtggtggtaccgccGGTCAGCGCAAGTACCGTAATCGCAACGAGCGGCGCGGTAGTCTCGATTCCATCTCTAGCTTAAGCAGTGCTAACTCGGTGATGAGCATTTCATCAAGCggcgataatgatgacgagAGCCGGCTACGTAAGAAAAGCCCATTAAACCGGGCGGCTACGCAGCGATCACAGGCAAAGCCTCCGGCATCGATTCCGACTCCCAAGGAACTAGCACAACAGGCGGCACATATCGCTCACGAGCGATACAAGTGGGAAAAGTTTCGCTGCACGGTCGATCTGATGAAGGCaccgttgttgcagcagctgaaggagTATGAGAAGAATCCCGAAAAGCATCCGCTGTACTCGGAAGAGTGGAAAAAGTTCTGGAACCGGCGGTACAAAGAGCTGCAGGCCGAGAAGAAGGATCCGTCGAAGCACAACTTCAAGCCCGAATGGATCGAGTACTGGACGAAGCGTATGAAGGAGCTGCATGATGAGGAGGTGGAACGGAAAAAGCTGGAAATACGCACGAAGATGAACTTACCagcggaggaagaggaacgaACCGATGAGCTGCGTGAACAGTACACGTTGCGCGTTCCCCCCAGCCGTCCCAAAGAACGTAAGGTTACGTTGGGAGGGAGTttggattcggattcggatgcgGACGATTACAAAGGTGGACAACCGTTGCCAAGTAGCCGAGGCAGAAAACGAGCAAGCTCACCAATGAAACTCGAACGATCGGCACACCCTTGGAGCGAGTCCGGTAAGCGTGCGGCCATTTCCCATTCGCATCGGTCGCGCAGTCCGTACAGCGAGGACATAGCTGCACATAGGCTATCGCGTATGGCTCCGACGGCTGTCAAGCGTCCACTACCCGCCCAAACACCACCGGAGCGCGTCGACTATGATGAGTGGGCTAAGAACTATTACGGACCGAACAAGAAAGTGTTTGTTCGGACAGATTTTGATGATACTTCGACACCCCCAACCTTTATCGCCGTCTGTCGGCTACTGACCGCGTTCGAGGAGTATCTCGGTAGCCTGGGACCGAAGGTAATCGATCTGCTAGCCAAGGGGCTGGCACTGGAGAAAGTGAAGGCGAACTCAGCCGACGATCTGCTGttgaacgacgacaacagtaTGTTCCTGGAGACGGTCAAGGAGAAACTGAAGGGTCACCTGATGGCGGGTACGATCGATCCTCCCAAGATTGCATCGATCAAACGGGTTGTCCAGAACATTGCAAGTCTGCTGCACGAAGTGTCGAAACGAGAACCGGCACCGAAACCGGCCGAAGAGGAAGTGTCGCGTGATTCCTTGGCCGTAAGCGAGATCAGCGGTGTGGCGACCCCTGCTGCCCCAACCGGTAGTGCGAGCGGCCCCGATAAGGTTACCATTGCGGCCCAGCTGGCTAAGGCTCTGGTTGCGCAGGGTAAGAGCGATTTCTCCACCGAAGAGCTTGAGCAACTGATCAACGTTTACCAGGTGATGGTGGAAATGTCACGCGAGAGAAAGACGATTATCACCACTAAAGTTTATCTCGCGGCCTGTTCCAGTAGCGCTGGAGCACCAAGTGCCAGGCCTGGAGCTGCAGCGAGCAAAGAAGTAGCAGCTAGCACTGGTGGCAGTGGAGCAGGCTCGACATCGTCAAGTATGATGTTTGATCGCAATCGTTCCGATCCACCGATGACGACATACGCCAACCGCCGGTTGCAGGAAATGGAGCGTAAAATGACGCCAGAACCGAACAGCAAGTTCCGATCGGCGGCAATGCTAGAAAACCTATCGGATTCCGATTTGCAGACGTTACTGCAAACGTTCAAGGATCTTGCAACAGATGAGCAGATGCATCTCATCGCGTACCTTCGAAAgttggaacgaacggaaccggaacgtgTGGAGAAGTTGCGACGTTATGTCGATTTCGAAACGTTCAACGGTCCCCGGGGccgtggaggaggtggtggtgctgctgctagacgAGGCCCCGAGTTTGATCCCGATCtctccgatgacgacgatgacgatgatccgGACAGTTTCCATGATCGCGAGGATGATGCAGTAGGGTATGATCCGTTCCGGACGAATAACGACCGGGGCAAATCACCAGCGGCGAATCGTCGAAATGCCGCTCGCCAGGATCGTTCCCCGCAGGGTAGCATCCAGCATGGACATTCCTCCGGCAAGCAGGTACAGCAACGGAACAGCGATTCGGCGACTGGGGTGGAtcagaacaagaagaagattcTTGTCGATTcagacgatgaggacgattaCAGTTATGATGATATTTTGCGGGCGGCCTCGAAGAACGTAACATCACAACCGCCAGCAAAGGACGTGGACGGGACGGAATCCAACTCGAACCATTCACAGCGTCCGaatgctggcggtgctggtggggctggggctggggttggggtgggggcTATTAGCAATAGCTCGAACACCATTCCGATTCCTTCGCTTGCCGATACGAGCAATCTGGTGGCCAATTTGATGGAATCGTTGCAAAAGTCCTTTTCCGATGCCAAGAACAATGCCGGAAACCAGGATTACTCGAATCCGATCATGACGATCGGGTCGCTAGGTGGTGGCAAGGGATTGGACGGCGGACATACCGATGGAGTagtaggaggaggtggtgcccTTGGCACGATTCCAGCAATTAATTCCTTCGGCTCGAATATTAACGGAGCTGGTGCCGGTCCTGGAGGACCATTCTTTcagcgacaacagcaacaactacaTCCGCAGGGCCAAGTTCGGccaatgatgcagcagcaaccgatgagCGGTGCTTTCGGTCAGCAGCCACAGATGCAGCAACCGTTCGGtgggccgcagcagcagcagcagcagttcatgTATCAGGGCCAACCGTTCGGTGGTAACATgaatggccagcagcaacagcagcaggctgcgCAGTACGGTTACGGAAATTACGGTGGATATTACTGA
- the LOC125948830 gene encoding protein suppressor of white apricot, producing the protein MTERWHKNSVTTTKSGLGVGCAEGGGGGGGNNGLGNHGSSLGNGSTTSGTTDLGSVGGSVGGAHTFGGANGESGILRKTGHYHHHHHHHGGTQENFDDLLVFGYSCKIFRDNERARYIDQGRHLIPWMGDNQLKIDRYDARGALHDLAPYEPPPGGYRDRLEGLTAAEQKAEQLCEEERYYSLYRNEVEEEIAQEESLKRQLKLGTEIPFDYDAPPQDGATVATVEQRSASGNEQDDDPYVPLANFEIPSDIPLPDTMKEHAIIEKTAKFIASQDAQMEILLKTKQANNPQFDFLNQSGHLFRYYRHVLLAFRTNQYPASDSASSEQQDVGADEEQNSLQNGTATVVTPSVVVPTIKYKPSADCAYTQLISKITGAPIPTISASEGGEQSPSSEVSTPTGVEKKTVSTGLAGLVQYDSGSSEDEDGEDNGANESSDPQPKCKSSEPKESKATQLAPFQGVVPALTIQHVIDRTAIYVAKNGYSFEEALRAKNDPRFVFLNQTHQYYPYYAYCVRQRMNGGENGLGLASALSLPASAPNSPPKVTVRTETGNGTVVETTPSLGIKTVHTAAPKVVPASSTKIQHQKLGAPVSFMLPRKAKDDTGSKMLGSDDDDENEQQVRTVQPEECAKENQEQMPEPPKQESKLVETTKRASDESSPKPPIVILHKEEAVESLPENVQEVIEKVTETAGESQTNSLTMNLEPTVSKEKQAERKKRASMFVNLIKHVDRKPTADEREHVPETKARIIDGGHIASDVEEGSVQSIRSTSVSPKDQKTGSVNTAITTIMTTTVIEDDDDDDDDVVLVSETRPAAVRRSRSRSRSVQSTRKKSIERSSSCRRTKKKKSKSRHRSSRGKSKKSKKRKSRSRSRSRGKRERSRTGRDRSKTPRRRGRSSSSTSSSSRSRSPSRKRSQSHTSSRSSNVKRRTDVRRRAHSSPSPSRSRSRSRSVGSAAGAKRSRKSERSPMESSKRKNRKDRSRESSRDRKRKKPQKDRSVSRGSHRKSDSDSESRHRRQQQRKNKMTGEAYNERYPVPSRTRYWDC; encoded by the exons ATGACCGAACGGTGGCACAAGAACAGtgtaacgacgacgaaaagtgGTTTAGGAGTTGGATGCGCGgaaggtggcggcggcggcggcggcaacaacGGTTTAGGAAATCATGGGTCCAGCTTAGGAAACGGCAGCACGACGTCCGGAACCACAGACCTGGGGAGTGTGGGCGGCAGCGTTGGCGGAGCGCACACTTTCGGTGGGGCGAACGGAGAATCGGGCATCCTCCGCAAAACGGgacactaccatcatcatcatcatcaccatggcgGCACCCAGGAGAACTTCGATGATCTGCTCGTCTTCGGTTACTCGTGCAAAATCTTCCGCGACAACGAGAGGGCACGATACATCGATCAGGGCCGGCATCTGATACCGTGGATGGGCGACAATCAGTTGAAGATAGACAG ATATGATGCACGAGGTGCGTTACACGATCTCGCACCCTACGAACCTCCGCCGGGGGGTTATCGAGATCGCCTGGAAGGGCTTACGGCGGCCGAGCAGAAGGCGGAACAGTTGTGTGAAGAAGAACGCTATTACAGCCTTTACCGGAACGAGGTGGAAGAGGAAATCGCTCAAG AGGAAAGCTTGAAGCGACAGCTGAAGTTGGGCACCGAGATACCGTTCGATTACGATGCCCCGCCACAGGATGGagcaacggtggccactgttGAGCAGCGTTCAGCTTCTGGCAACGAGCAAGACGATGATCCTTATGTGCCGCTagcaaattttgaaattcctTCCGACATTCCACTACCGGACACGATGAAGGAACACGCAATCATcgaaaaaacggccaaattCATTGCCTCGCAGGATGCGCAAATGGAGATACTGCTCAAAACGAAACAGGCCAACAATCCACAGTTTGACTTTCTCAACCAAAGTGGTCATCTGTTCCGGTATTATCGGCATGTGTTGTTGGCTTTTCGCACCAATCAATACCCGGCAAGCGATAGCGCCAGCAGCGAACAGCAGGATGTGGGTGCCGATGAGGAGCAAAATTCGCTGCAAAATGGCACGGCAACAGTAGTCACTCCGAGCGTTGTCGTTCCGACAATTAAGTACAAACCCTCGGCGGATTGTGCGTACACACAGTTGATAAGCAAAATTACCGGAGCACCAATACCGACAATATCGGCATCGGAAGGAGGTGAACAATCGCCTTCGTCCGAAGTGTCGACCCCAACGGGGGTTGAGAAGAAAACGGTTTCCACCGGTTTGGCCGGATTGGTGCAGTACGATTCGGGAAGCAGCGAAGATGAGGACGGCGAAGATAATGGTGCCAATGAGAGCTCCGATCCTCAGCCCAAATGTAAATCGAGTGAACCGAAGGAATCGAAAGCTACACAGTTAGCACCATTCCAAGGGGTAGTACCTGCATTGACGATCCAGCACGTGATTGATCGAACGGCCATTTATGTAGCAAAGAACGGGTACAGCTTTGAGGAAGCTCTACGTGCCAAAAATGATCCacggtttgtttttctcaatCAAACGCACCAATATTACCCGTACTATGCGTACTGTGTGCGCCAACGAATGAATGGCGGTGAAAATGGATTGGGGCTAGCATCTGCTTTATCGCTTCCCGCGTCGGCACCCAATTCACCGCCCAAAGTAACGGTTCGaacggaaacaggaaacggCACGGTGGTAGAGACTACGCCTAGCTTAGGCATTAAAACTGTCCACACCGCAGCCCCGAAAGTGGTTCcggcatcatcaacaaagATTCAGCATCAAAAGCTGGGCGCACCGGTCAGTTTTATGCTTCCTCGCAAAGCAAAAGATGACACCGGTAGTAAAATGCTGGgaagcgacgatgatgatgaaaacgaACAGCAGGTACGAACTGTCCAGCCAGAGGAATGTGCGAAAGAAAACCAGGAGCAAATGCCTGAGCCACCGAAGCAGGAATCGAAACTCGTTGAAACGACGAAACGAGCAAGTGACGAATCATCACCAAAACCTCCCATTGTTATCTTACACAAGGAGGAAGCGGTTGAGTCGCTGCCAGAGAATGTACAAGAAGTGATCGAAAAGGTAACCGAAACGGCAGGCGAAAGCCAAACAAACTCTCTCACCATGAACCTGGAACCGACCGTCTCGAAGGAAAAGCAAGCTGAACGGAAGAAGCGTGCTAGCATGTTTGTGAATCTTATCAAACACGTGGATCGCAAGCCAACGGCCGATGAGCGAGAGCACGTTCCCGAGACGAAAGCGCGGATCATCGATGGTGGCCATATTGCTAGCGATGTGGAGGAAGGATCGGTTCAATCAATTCGCTCCACAAGCGTATCGCCAAAGGATCAGAAAACCGGAAGTGTTAACACCGCAATCACCACGATAATGACGACTACGGTaatcgaggatgatgatgacgatgatgatgatgtggtgctggtgagtgAAACGCGGCCGGCGGCCGTTCGACGTTCTCGATCTCGGTCCCGTTCTGTGCAGAGCACTagaaaaaaatcgattgaacGGTCCAGCAGTTGTCGccggacgaagaagaagaaatctaAAAGCCGTCACCGATCATCACGGGGAAAGtcgaaaaaatcaaagaaaagaaaatcccgcTCACGGTCACGATCGCGAGGCAAGCGAGAGCGTAGTAGAACGGGCCGCGATCGCAGCAAAACACCCAGACGAAGGGgacgcagtagtagtagcactagcagtagcagccgcagccgcagccccAGTCGAAAACGATCGCAAAGCCATACGAGCAGTCGAAGCAGTAATGTGAAGCGCCGCACCGACGTTCGCCGACGAGCCCACTCGAGTCCTTCACCGTCCAGATCACGTTCTCGTTCACGATCCGTTGGCTCAGCAGCAGGGGCTAAACGATCGCGAAAGAGTGAACGTTCGCCCATGGAATCGTCGAAGCGAAAGAACAGGAAAGATCGCTCGCGGGAATCGAGTCGCGATCGGAAACGCAAAAAGCCGCAAAAGGATCGATCCGTCAGTCGAGGATCGCACCGGAAGAGCGATAGTGATTCGGAGAGCCGCCATcgacgtcagcagcagcgaaagaaCAAGATGACCGGTGAAGCCTATAACGAACGGTATCCTGTTCCGTCGCGAACAAGGTATTGGGATTGCTAG